A single region of the Bacteroidota bacterium genome encodes:
- a CDS encoding GNAT family N-acetyltransferase gives MHIKLETERLYLREFTLDDAAMVFEMHQDPAITRYTGDPLPWDSIAHTEKILTEAILPQYQHNIGRWAVHLKATDEFIGWCGLKNTGEEIDLGYRYIQKYWGNRYAVEAAKAVLDYGIKLQLPNIIGRASVANVASVKILAQIGLTFDTFYMDEDTMEESVRYIYKV, from the coding sequence ATGCATATTAAATTAGAAACAGAACGATTATACCTGCGCGAGTTTACGCTTGATGATGCAGCCATGGTTTTTGAAATGCATCAGGATCCGGCCATTACACGTTATACTGGCGACCCATTACCTTGGGATAGTATAGCACATACCGAAAAAATTTTAACCGAAGCCATATTGCCACAATACCAGCATAATATTGGCAGGTGGGCAGTTCATTTAAAAGCCACCGATGAATTTATAGGTTGGTGTGGTTTAAAAAACACAGGCGAAGAAATAGATTTAGGTTACCGGTACATACAAAAATATTGGGGCAACAGGTATGCAGTAGAAGCTGCAAAAGCAGTATTAGACTATGGTATTAAATTACAACTACCCAATATAATTGGTCGGGCATCCGTTGCTAATGTTGCCTCCGTAAAAATATTAGCTCAAATAGGTTTAACCTTCGATACCTTTTATATGGACGAAGACACCATGGAAGAATCAGTGCGATACATTTACAAAGTCTGA
- a CDS encoding M3 family oligoendopeptidase, with protein sequence MITIINRRFLPNKIKVTSWEVLAPYFTQLLERAINSKDDLENWLKDRSELEAFVSEDLAWRYVKMTCDTTNKDLEQAYLFFVTEIEPQISPLNDQLNRKLVASKYIDELDHDKYFIYLRGVKKEIEIFREENVPLMAEIATESQKYGSIVGSMSVEIDGKELTLQQAANFLKNPDRSIRENAFLKINEVRAKHTTELDELFDKLIALRHQVAVNADFANFRDYMFATLGRFDYTPEDCFAFHDAIQKEVLPLVKAFNETRKADLGFDLKPWDMEVDTKNREALEPFTSGADLLDKTVKCFRKVDDYFAYCIETMDNMQRLDLESRKGKAPGGYNYPMAETSVPFIFMNAASSTRDVETMVHEGGHAVHSFLSKDLELAAFKNCPSEVAELASMSMELISYDGQDEFYKTPADFNRAKEEHLEGIIKILPWIATIDKFQHWIYTHPTHTAQERKAYWVELSKEFGTGMVDWTGFEAIQAYTWQKQLHLFEVPFYYIEYGMAQLGALAVWKNYIADKPTALAQYKAALSLGYTTTIGNIYKTAGIEFNFTDTYIKQLMEFVKEELKKCM encoded by the coding sequence ATGATTACTATAATTAACCGCAGATTTTTACCGAATAAAATAAAAGTTACATCGTGGGAAGTATTAGCTCCATACTTTACACAATTGCTCGAACGAGCCATTAACTCCAAAGACGATTTAGAAAATTGGTTAAAAGATAGAAGCGAATTAGAAGCTTTTGTAAGCGAAGATTTAGCCTGGCGTTATGTAAAAATGACGTGCGATACCACCAACAAAGATTTAGAGCAAGCCTATTTGTTTTTTGTAACAGAAATAGAGCCTCAAATTTCTCCCTTAAACGATCAGTTAAACAGAAAATTAGTAGCCAGTAAATACATTGACGAACTGGATCACGATAAATACTTTATATACCTACGCGGAGTAAAGAAAGAAATAGAAATATTCAGAGAAGAAAACGTGCCTTTAATGGCCGAAATAGCTACCGAAAGCCAAAAATATGGCAGCATAGTAGGTAGCATGAGTGTAGAGATAGATGGCAAAGAATTAACTTTACAACAAGCAGCTAATTTTTTAAAGAATCCTGATAGAAGCATACGCGAAAATGCCTTTTTAAAAATAAACGAAGTACGTGCAAAACATACCACTGAGTTAGATGAGCTTTTTGATAAACTCATAGCATTGCGCCATCAGGTAGCGGTAAATGCAGACTTTGCTAATTTCAGAGATTACATGTTTGCCACATTGGGCAGGTTTGATTATACCCCAGAGGATTGTTTTGCTTTTCACGATGCTATACAAAAAGAAGTATTACCATTGGTAAAAGCATTTAACGAAACACGCAAAGCAGATTTAGGTTTTGATTTAAAACCTTGGGATATGGAAGTAGATACCAAAAACCGAGAAGCATTGGAACCATTTACAAGCGGTGCTGATTTGTTAGATAAAACAGTAAAATGCTTTAGAAAGGTAGATGACTACTTTGCTTATTGTATAGAAACCATGGACAACATGCAACGTTTGGATTTAGAAAGCAGGAAAGGCAAAGCACCCGGAGGCTACAACTACCCAATGGCCGAAACCAGCGTACCATTTATATTTATGAATGCAGCCTCGTCAACCCGCGATGTAGAAACCATGGTACATGAAGGTGGACATGCCGTACATTCGTTTTTAAGCAAAGATTTAGAACTGGCAGCCTTTAAAAACTGCCCGAGCGAAGTAGCCGAATTAGCCAGCATGAGCATGGAATTAATCAGCTACGATGGACAAGATGAATTTTACAAAACACCGGCCGATTTTAACAGGGCAAAAGAAGAACACCTGGAAGGCATTATTAAAATATTACCTTGGATTGCTACTATCGATAAATTTCAACATTGGATATATACCCATCCAACCCACACCGCACAAGAACGCAAAGCCTATTGGGTTGAATTAAGCAAAGAGTTTGGAACAGGTATGGTTGACTGGACAGGATTTGAAGCCATACAAGCTTATACATGGCAAAAACAATTACATCTGTTCGAAGTACCATTTTACTATATTGAATACGGTATGGCACAACTAGGAGCCTTAGCCGTTTGGAAAAATTATATTGCCGATAAACCAACCGCATTGGCACAATACAAAGCCGCCTTGAGTTTGGGCTATACCACTACCATTGGTAATATTTATAAAACAGCAGGTATCGAATTTAATTTTACCGATACCTACATCAAACAATTGATGGAGTTTGTAAAAGAAGAATTGAAAAAATGCATGTAG
- a CDS encoding tetratricopeptide repeat-containing sensor histidine kinase: protein MPKHKKYIALILFLLTQVTITLAAEPESVKEIKLRIAEINHKKEDSVFAFTETYNIINASKKLNYKTGEVAGTMMLGYLTFLHGNIEKAGVYLYEAYETNKGLHDDTLMAQNLRYLGIYHDERFELNKAIDYFFQSLQIRQRLKDKRGIAECYNSIGVVYAHNDKINRAVEYYKKALAYFESENIAYKISAICNNLGSAYQNLNMPDSSIYFLNKAAKYNLINKDNYGLSRIYHNLATANLELGNFDKAYALYHQSIKSQGGGEGNSNNLNSYSAIGRLLMRHHRRKEAEVYLNKALNMSFEHNLPSSRLEIYSFLIELKYDLGDFKSSLALKRLHKNLYDSLENGNDIQILLETETKYQTLAKESENQLLTVQNNLLQQRSINNAYLAVALFVVLAISTFLAISLNKTRKAKQLLHTKSEEITSKNEQLEHLVQENQGLIGILAHDLRSPFSKIIGLRNLVAHEDDEHEKETYLNYIEKISREGLRLIQDTIDLSRISNPKMYGQSHKMEYFNAKETVRDMVNGFKAIANEKSIEISLKEGDGDYNIYSSKEYFSRIIDNLLSNAIKFSPDKSKITFSTAIENDKALFKIKDQGPGLSDDDKEKLFLRFQKLSARPTASESSTGLGLFIVKQLADLINGDITVNSIQGQGAEFVLTLPLMHEESNNTDPVLASN from the coding sequence ATGCCAAAACACAAAAAGTACATAGCTCTTATTCTGTTTCTGCTTACTCAGGTTACTATTACCTTAGCAGCTGAGCCTGAAAGTGTAAAGGAGATAAAATTAAGAATAGCTGAGATTAACCATAAAAAAGAAGACTCTGTTTTTGCCTTTACTGAAACCTATAATATAATTAATGCAAGCAAAAAACTAAACTACAAAACGGGTGAAGTGGCTGGCACAATGATGTTGGGCTATTTAACCTTTTTGCATGGAAATATTGAAAAAGCGGGTGTTTATTTATACGAAGCTTATGAAACCAATAAGGGATTACATGATGATACGCTTATGGCTCAAAACCTAAGGTATTTAGGTATATACCACGATGAACGTTTTGAACTAAACAAGGCTATTGATTACTTTTTTCAGAGTTTACAAATAAGACAACGTTTAAAAGACAAAAGGGGAATAGCTGAATGCTATAACAGTATAGGTGTTGTATATGCTCATAACGACAAAATAAACCGCGCTGTTGAATATTATAAAAAGGCCCTGGCATATTTTGAAAGCGAAAACATTGCCTATAAAATATCGGCTATATGCAACAACTTAGGTTCTGCATACCAAAACTTAAACATGCCGGATTCGTCTATTTATTTTTTAAATAAGGCAGCCAAATACAATTTGATTAATAAGGATAATTATGGCCTGAGCAGAATATACCATAACTTAGCAACAGCTAATTTGGAATTGGGTAATTTTGACAAAGCCTACGCATTGTACCACCAATCCATTAAATCACAAGGAGGCGGAGAGGGCAACTCGAATAATTTAAACTCATACTCCGCCATCGGAAGGTTGTTAATGAGGCATCACAGGCGTAAAGAGGCTGAAGTATATTTAAACAAGGCGCTAAATATGTCGTTTGAACATAACCTGCCCTCTTCTCGTTTAGAAATATATTCTTTTCTGATTGAACTAAAGTATGACCTAGGCGATTTTAAAAGCAGTCTGGCTTTAAAAAGGTTACACAAAAATTTATATGACTCTCTGGAAAATGGTAATGATATTCAAATTTTACTGGAAACTGAAACCAAGTATCAAACCTTAGCCAAAGAAAGCGAGAACCAATTGCTTACGGTACAAAATAACTTGTTACAACAACGCTCCATAAACAATGCATACTTAGCTGTTGCTTTGTTTGTGGTATTAGCCATTAGTACCTTTTTAGCTATTAGTTTAAATAAAACACGAAAAGCAAAACAACTACTGCACACTAAAAGCGAAGAGATAACCAGTAAAAATGAACAATTGGAACATCTAGTACAAGAGAACCAGGGTTTAATAGGCATTTTAGCACATGACTTGCGTTCTCCCTTTTCTAAAATTATAGGCTTACGCAATTTGGTGGCGCACGAAGATGATGAACATGAGAAGGAAACTTATTTAAACTATATAGAAAAAATTAGCAGGGAAGGTTTACGGTTAATACAGGATACGATTGACTTAAGCAGAATATCGAACCCGAAAATGTATGGGCAAAGCCACAAAATGGAATACTTTAACGCTAAAGAAACGGTACGCGATATGGTAAATGGTTTTAAAGCCATAGCCAACGAAAAAAGTATTGAAATAAGCCTGAAGGAAGGTGATGGCGATTACAATATATATTCATCGAAAGAGTACTTCTCACGCATTATTGATAATCTACTAAGTAATGCTATTAAGTTTTCGCCCGATAAGTCTAAAATAACTTTTTCAACTGCTATTGAAAACGACAAGGCTCTCTTTAAAATAAAGGACCAAGGACCCGGTTTATCTGACGATGACAAGGAAAAACTATTTCTGCGTTTTCAAAAGTTAAGCGCACGGCCAACTGCCAGTGAATCGTCAACAGGATTGGGTTTATTTATAGTAAAACAACTGGCCGACCTAATAAATGGTGATATAACTGTAAATAGCATACAAGGCCAAGGGGCTGAATTTGTATTAACATTGCCACTTATGCACGAAGAGAGCAATAATACTGACCCAGTATTGGCAAGCAATTAA
- a CDS encoding peptidoglycan DD-metalloendopeptidase family protein: MKKREIRKYVYLIATKPLPTKRLLTTTALLSLKGLFICFLLFAVSTHSHAQKTSAKRKQLETERKNLLQKIDQTKKVIAETKQKENTKLTQLKAITAQIKTREKVIDNIAQQIFEVSVEVDESIITIDTLNAQLKRLKQDYANNMLAIYKSKNRVNNLGFLFNAEGFNDAYKRIKYLNKLSEYKQMQVRSIINTQKAIEQEINNMRKIRNESIKLYGVKETEKKELEVDKKEETQVLTELQGKQKQLQTELKETEKNYQKLSQKIADLIQKEIEEARRKEEERRRIAEEKAAKERAKLIAENKKKGITTPTVEPKKVPSTELSPEDLKASTDFVNMKNRLPWPVNNGFISEGFGTHQHPTLKAVRTTNNGINISCKKQTEVKCVFKGKVKAVFEVPGMEKIVLVKHGEYFTIYAKVENVQVRIGQEVNAGELIGTVYTNDYDNKTEIHFEVYKNKQAQNPEIWLRN, encoded by the coding sequence TTGAAAAAAAGAGAGATCCGCAAATACGTGTACCTAATAGCTACAAAACCATTGCCCACTAAAAGGTTACTTACAACCACCGCCTTATTAAGCCTTAAAGGGCTATTTATATGCTTTTTACTTTTTGCTGTAAGCACTCACTCCCATGCGCAAAAAACAAGTGCTAAACGCAAGCAACTGGAAACAGAGCGCAAAAACCTTTTGCAAAAAATTGACCAGACAAAAAAGGTAATTGCTGAAACCAAACAAAAAGAAAACACCAAGCTTACTCAATTAAAAGCCATTACTGCGCAAATAAAAACACGCGAAAAAGTAATTGATAATATTGCCCAACAAATATTTGAAGTAAGTGTTGAGGTGGATGAAAGTATTATAACCATTGATACTTTAAACGCTCAATTGAAAAGGCTTAAGCAGGATTATGCCAACAATATGCTGGCTATTTATAAAAGCAAAAACCGTGTAAATAATCTGGGTTTCTTATTCAATGCTGAAGGATTTAACGATGCCTACAAACGCATTAAGTATTTAAACAAACTCTCGGAGTATAAACAAATGCAGGTACGTTCCATTATCAATACGCAAAAAGCGATTGAGCAAGAAATAAACAATATGCGTAAAATCAGGAACGAAAGCATAAAACTGTATGGGGTAAAGGAAACGGAAAAGAAGGAACTGGAAGTTGATAAAAAAGAAGAAACACAAGTACTTACTGAACTGCAAGGCAAACAAAAACAACTGCAAACGGAGTTAAAGGAAACGGAAAAAAACTACCAAAAACTGAGTCAGAAAATTGCTGACTTAATACAAAAAGAAATTGAAGAAGCCCGCAGAAAAGAAGAGGAAAGACGCAGAATAGCGGAAGAAAAAGCCGCTAAGGAAAGGGCTAAATTGATTGCTGAAAATAAGAAAAAGGGTATTACCACACCTACGGTTGAACCTAAAAAAGTACCCTCAACAGAGCTATCACCTGAGGATTTAAAAGCCAGTACTGATTTTGTTAACATGAAAAACAGATTACCTTGGCCTGTTAACAATGGTTTTATAAGTGAGGGGTTTGGTACACACCAGCACCCAACACTAAAAGCGGTAAGAACAACGAATAATGGTATTAATATTTCGTGCAAAAAACAAACGGAAGTAAAGTGTGTATTTAAAGGAAAAGTGAAAGCCGTATTTGAAGTACCGGGCATGGAAAAAATTGTGCTTGTTAAACATGGAGAATACTTTACCATTTATGCCAAAGTAGAAAATGTGCAAGTGCGCATTGGACAAGAAGTAAATGCAGGTGAACTGATTGGTACTGTTTATACCAACGATTATGACAACAAAACAGAAATTCACTTTGAGGTGTATAAAAACAAACAAGCTCAAAATCCTGAAATATGGCTGCGTAACTAG
- a CDS encoding DUF4292 domain-containing protein codes for MKYIVIKVFCLLAALLLFMSACKTKKGLGVKLPQGTSIDSTFYKNNEAFINNINQQQNTYNYLSCKGECEYSDGKNDYTFDISLEMEKGHFIFIKATYLLGIEVARLYITPSQIQIIDHWNKVNTLASYSFLKKYSSAPLQFENIENMLIGNALFTNTTDHTAIDSNQAQFILKTFINEVAQICYYNKGQIAKINTSLLQDSLKNQQMDIAYKQFFQNGTNYYPSELAINIRAEKNVGCSMKLFNFVFEKKRDPQIRVPNSYKTIAH; via the coding sequence GTGAAATATATTGTTATAAAAGTTTTTTGTTTACTGGCAGCATTGCTTCTTTTTATGTCGGCCTGTAAAACAAAAAAAGGTTTAGGTGTTAAATTGCCGCAAGGAACAAGTATTGACAGTACTTTTTATAAAAACAATGAAGCTTTTATAAACAATATTAACCAACAGCAAAACACTTATAATTACTTAAGCTGCAAAGGGGAATGTGAATACAGCGATGGTAAAAATGACTACACTTTTGACATTAGTTTGGAAATGGAAAAAGGTCATTTTATTTTTATAAAAGCTACTTACTTATTGGGTATTGAAGTGGCCCGTTTATACATAACGCCAAGCCAAATTCAAATTATTGACCATTGGAATAAAGTAAACACACTGGCTTCTTATAGCTTTTTAAAAAAATACAGTTCGGCTCCTTTACAGTTTGAAAACATAGAAAACATGCTTATTGGCAATGCGTTGTTTACCAATACTACTGACCACACTGCCATTGACTCCAACCAAGCTCAGTTTATTCTTAAAACTTTTATAAATGAGGTAGCACAAATTTGTTACTACAACAAAGGGCAAATAGCTAAAATAAATACTAGCTTGTTACAGGACTCATTAAAAAACCAGCAAATGGATATTGCTTACAAGCAATTTTTTCAAAATGGTACAAATTACTATCCAAGTGAGCTAGCTATTAACATTAGGGCAGAAAAAAATGTAGGATGCTCCATGAAACTTTTCAATTTTGTATTTGAAAAAAAGAGAGATCCGCAAATACGTGTACCTAATAGCTACAAAACCATTGCCCACTAA
- a CDS encoding thiamine diphosphokinase, giving the protein MSSHHIVRDEQEPALIIANGESCSFELLGQLLEWSPVVMVLDGAIHRVLQLGIKIDIVLGDFDKKENWEELLKDQQPVEVVHTPDQNKTDLEKGLDFLIAKGHKTANIVWATGRRGDHHINNLSTLVKYKQKITMVILDDYSRIYNLPQHFTKWYPANYPLSLIPLGSVYNLQTKGLTYNLNNEDLHLGERTSSSNKTESDGLVEITFEKGNLLLMECND; this is encoded by the coding sequence ATGTCGAGCCACCATATAGTAAGAGACGAGCAGGAACCAGCATTGATAATAGCCAATGGAGAAAGCTGTAGTTTTGAGTTATTGGGCCAGTTATTAGAATGGAGCCCCGTAGTAATGGTGCTGGATGGTGCTATACACCGCGTATTACAACTAGGTATAAAAATAGATATAGTATTAGGCGATTTTGATAAAAAAGAAAACTGGGAAGAGCTGTTAAAAGACCAGCAACCGGTGGAAGTAGTGCACACCCCAGACCAAAATAAAACAGATTTAGAAAAGGGTCTCGATTTTTTAATTGCCAAAGGACACAAAACTGCCAATATTGTTTGGGCTACAGGCCGCAGAGGTGACCATCATATTAATAATTTAAGCACATTAGTTAAGTACAAGCAAAAAATAACCATGGTTATTTTAGACGACTATTCGCGTATTTATAATTTGCCACAACACTTTACCAAATGGTATCCTGCCAATTATCCGCTTTCGCTTATTCCTTTGGGGAGCGTGTATAATTTGCAGACAAAAGGCTTAACCTATAATTTAAACAACGAAGATTTACATTTGGGCGAACGCACCAGCAGCAGCAATAAAACAGAAAGCGATGGACTGGTTGAAATTACTTTTGAAAAAGGCAATCTGCTCCTGATGGAATGTAATGACTAA